The Reinekea forsetii genome contains the following window.
ATAAGACCGACCGAGTGTGTCAACCTCTATACCTTAAAACAAAAGTATGGCGGTGCAGCTGGCCCAGTTTGGCTATACTGACCGCATAGAATTCATGACAGGAGAACCCCGTGAAGCCAGAACAAACCTTTGATCCAGTTGGCGAACGCCTATTTACCGGGCGTAAAGTCCTTATCTGCGAAGAAATCAACCAAACGATGGCCAAAAAGGTCTCCGCCCAACTGCTGGCCTTGGCTGAAGCGTCAGACGACGACATCGTATTATTTATCAATAGCCAGGGTGGCCACGTCGAAGCGGGCGATACCATCCACGATATAGTGCAGTTTATCGCACCGCGGGTTAAGGTCATCGGGACCGGTTATGTAGCCAGTGCGGGAACGCACATTTTTTTGGCAGCGGCTAAAGAAGATCGCTATTGCTTGCCGAATACGCGTTTCCTTATTCACCAGCCATCTGGCGGCGTCGGCGGTCAGGCCAGTGATATTGCAATACAGGCGCAACAAATCATTGCCATGCGAGAGCGCTTGGCGCGGATTATTGCGGCGCAAACTGGGCAGCCGATTGAGCGAGTGCGCATCGACATTGAGCGCGACAACTGGATGACCACTGCCGAAGCTATTGAATATGGCATCGTCAGCCGAGTGTTGCATCACTCGAGCGACCTCTAGTCCGCCCGTCGGCAGCGCCGAGCTTTGGCTGCTAGACTTGCACATAAGAGTGCCATTGCGTAACACCCGATCTTTATCTAATAGGGTTAAGAAATAAACTAAGGAATGATTTATGAAATTAGTTACTGCCATCATCAAGCCATTTAAATTGGATGACGTTCGTGAAGCGTTGTCAGAAGTAGGCGTTCAGGGCATTACCGTGACCGAAGTTAAGGGTTTTGGTCGGCAAAAGGGTCATACCGAACTGTATCGCGGTGCAGAATATGTAGTCGATTTTTTGCCGAAAATTAAGCTTGAAATTGCGATCGATGACGACAAGGTCGATGGCGTTATACAAGCCGTCACCAATGCCGCAGCGACCGGTAAGATCGGCGACGGCAAGATTTTTGTCCAGCCGTTGGAACAGGTTATTCGTATCCGCACCGGCGAAACTGGCAGCGAAGCAGTCTAACGAGCCGATTGGCCCGTCAGCCCCAAAAAAAGCGTGCCGATGGCGCGCTTTTTTGTGTCCGGCCTCCGCTCAGCCGACCTTATCTTTGCCGATGAGACCGTGTTTCTTTAACTGACTGCGAAATTGATGATAGGTCAGCCCGAGCGCATCTGAGGCCTTACCCTGGTGTTGATCATTTTGGTCGAGCGCTTGGGATAAGAGCATCAGTTCGTATCGGGCGACCTGCTCGCTAAAGCCTAGATGGCTACCTGGGTCGCTCTGGCTGGTCTTGGCTGCCGGAGCCCAGGGCGAGTCGAATGGATCCAATACCAACTCGCCAATGGCCGCACTCGGAGTGCCCCAGCGATAGATGCTGCGTTCGACAACATTTTTCAGTTCTCGGACATTGCCATAAAAGGGGTGGTTTTTCAGCTGTGCGGTGGCTTTGGCACTGAAGCCAGGGAAGTCCTGCCAACCTAATTCAATGCTCATGCTAATGGCAAAGTGCTCGGCTAAGCGCTCCACATCGTTTTCGCGCGCTCGCAAGGGTGGAATGGTAATGACATCGAATGCCAGGCGGTCGAGCAAATCCTCGCGAAACTTACCCTGTGCCGCCAGCTGGGGTAAATTTTCATTGGTCGCGGCAACGATGCGCACATTGACCTGCAGCGTCTTTTGCCCGC
Protein-coding sequences here:
- a CDS encoding ATP-dependent Clp protease proteolytic subunit is translated as MKPEQTFDPVGERLFTGRKVLICEEINQTMAKKVSAQLLALAEASDDDIVLFINSQGGHVEAGDTIHDIVQFIAPRVKVIGTGYVASAGTHIFLAAAKEDRYCLPNTRFLIHQPSGGVGGQASDIAIQAQQIIAMRERLARIIAAQTGQPIERVRIDIERDNWMTTAEAIEYGIVSRVLHHSSDL
- the glnK gene encoding P-II family nitrogen regulator; amino-acid sequence: MKLVTAIIKPFKLDDVREALSEVGVQGITVTEVKGFGRQKGHTELYRGAEYVVDFLPKIKLEIAIDDDKVDGVIQAVTNAAATGKIGDGKIFVQPLEQVIRIRTGETGSEAV
- the pspF gene encoding phage shock protein operon transcriptional activator, with product MSANHQLRLIGESSALSDVLDQVSRVAPLNRPILVIGERGTGKELIAERLHFLSLRWQQPLLKVNCGAISESLLDADLFGYEPGAFTGANRVHKGRFERADEGTLLLDELGSMSAAVQEKVLRVIEYGEFERLGGQKTLQVNVRIVAATNENLPQLAAQGKFREDLLDRLAFDVITIPPLRARENDVERLAEHFAISMSIELGWQDFPGFSAKATAQLKNHPFYGNVRELKNVVERSIYRWGTPSAAIGELVLDPFDSPWAPAAKTSQSDPGSHLGFSEQVARYELMLLSQALDQNDQHQGKASDALGLTYHQFRSQLKKHGLIGKDKVG